Proteins encoded within one genomic window of Halodesulfurarchaeum formicicum:
- a CDS encoding helix-turn-helix domain-containing protein yields the protein MATVMEFTSPAAEFPLGSVFENLPGVTVELERLIPHQTLIIPYFWVRGVKTDDIEAAFDPHEGVQAIQMVDHIEDQYLMRAEWQQEYFGVLSALAKANVVVLSGIGTKDEWRFEVRGEGQETIAEFREYCQDNDIPIEITAVHAMLPIKGEGYELTESQREALILAYERGYFDTPRKASLESIAAELDITQQSLSSRLRRGHRRLIGATLASSSKPT from the coding sequence CTGGGGAGTGTCTTCGAGAACCTGCCAGGAGTAACAGTCGAACTGGAACGGCTGATCCCCCACCAGACGCTGATCATCCCGTACTTCTGGGTTCGTGGCGTGAAAACCGATGACATCGAAGCCGCGTTCGACCCACACGAGGGGGTGCAGGCCATTCAAATGGTCGATCACATCGAGGACCAGTATCTCATGCGAGCGGAGTGGCAACAGGAGTACTTCGGCGTCCTGAGCGCCCTGGCCAAAGCGAACGTCGTCGTCCTCTCCGGAATCGGAACGAAAGACGAGTGGCGATTCGAGGTGCGCGGAGAGGGCCAGGAGACAATCGCCGAGTTTCGCGAGTACTGCCAGGACAACGATATTCCGATCGAAATTACTGCGGTCCACGCAATGCTCCCGATCAAAGGGGAGGGCTACGAGTTGACCGAGTCCCAGCGTGAGGCACTGATCCTGGCTTACGAGCGGGGCTACTTCGACACCCCGCGCAAAGCATCACTCGAGTCGATCGCGGCGGAACTCGACATTACCCAACAGTCACTTTCCTCACGACTCAGACGCGGCCATCGGCGCCTGATTGGGGCCACCCTGGCGAGTTCGTCGAAACCGACCTGA